In Oncorhynchus gorbuscha isolate QuinsamMale2020 ecotype Even-year linkage group LG02, OgorEven_v1.0, whole genome shotgun sequence, a single genomic region encodes these proteins:
- the LOC123996670 gene encoding uncharacterized protein LOC123996670 isoform X2: protein MSSQGNEPEKMGLFQQEVLALKSQLTQQEVLALKSQLTQQEVLALKSQLTQQEVLALKSQLTQQEVLALKSQLTQQEREMAEAHSAWREKLELAEKHKREETEELQEAGITFAVDNRLPNLVNLNEDPQLSEMLLYMIKEGQTKVGQDKSESPHDIQLWGPYRRPPLEEESERKHHWEMDQQQVASKMEELQSAKVELEQEVDTSPPPYGGPGRTAGHGRPRCPAGQGGGGPRGREVEDRQRP, encoded by the exons ATGAGCTCTCAGGGCAACGAGCCGGAGAAGATGGGCCTCTTCCAGCAGGAG GTCTTGGCTCTGAAGAGCCAGCTGACGCAGCAGGAGGTCTTGGCTCTGAAGAGCCAGCTGACGCAGCAGGAGGTCTTGGCTCTGAAGAGCCAGCTGACGCAGCAGGAGGTCTTGGCTCTGAAGAGCCAGCTGACGCAGCAGGAGGTCTTGGCTCTGAAAAGCCAGCTGACGcagcaggagagggagatggcCGAGGCTCACAG TGCGTGGAGAGAGAAGCTGGAGCTGGCAGAGAAACACAAACGTGAGGAAACCGAAGAATTACAG GAAGCGGGCATCACGTTTGCTGTGGACAACCGACTACCCAACTTGGTGAACCTGAACGAGGACCCACAGCTGTCGGAGATGTTGTTATACATGATTAAGGAGGGACAGACCAAGGTCGGCCAGGACAAGTCCGAGTCCCCCCACGACATCCAACTGTGGGGCCCTTATCGCCGACCACCACTG gaggaggagagcgagaggaagcaTCATTGGGAGATGGACCAGCAGCAGGTAGCCTCCAAGATGGAGGAGCTGCAGTCGGCCAAGGTGGAGCTGGAGCAGGAGGTGGACACGTCTCCACCTCCATATGGAGGCCCAGGCCGCACGGCGGGCCATGGCCGACCACGGTGTCCGGCAGGCCAAGGTGGTGGAGGTCCTCGAGGCAGAGAAGTGGAAGATCGACAAAGACCTTGA
- the LOC123996670 gene encoding kinesin-like protein KIF14 isoform X1 codes for MSSQGNEPEKMGLFQQEVLALKSQLTQQEVLALKSQLTQQEVLALKSQLTQQEVLALKSQLTQQEVLALKSQLTQQEVLALKSQLTQQEREMAEAHSAWREKLELAEKHKREETEELQEAGITFAVDNRLPNLVNLNEDPQLSEMLLYMIKEGQTKVGQDKSESPHDIQLWGPYRRPPLEEESERKHHWEMDQQQVASKMEELQSAKVELEQEVDTSPPPYGGPGRTAGHGRPRCPAGQGGGGPRGREVEDRQRP; via the exons ATGAGCTCTCAGGGCAACGAGCCGGAGAAGATGGGCCTCTTCCAGCAGGAGGTCTTGGCTCTGAAGAGCCAGCTGACGCAGCAGGAGGTCTTGGCTCTGAAGAGCCAGCTGACGCAGCAGGAGGTCTTGGCTCTGAAGAGCCAGCTGACGCAGCAGGAGGTCTTGGCTCTGAAGAGCCAGCTGACGCAGCAGGAGGTCTTGGCTCTGAAGAGCCAGCTGACGCAGCAGGAGGTCTTGGCTCTGAAAAGCCAGCTGACGcagcaggagagggagatggcCGAGGCTCACAG TGCGTGGAGAGAGAAGCTGGAGCTGGCAGAGAAACACAAACGTGAGGAAACCGAAGAATTACAG GAAGCGGGCATCACGTTTGCTGTGGACAACCGACTACCCAACTTGGTGAACCTGAACGAGGACCCACAGCTGTCGGAGATGTTGTTATACATGATTAAGGAGGGACAGACCAAGGTCGGCCAGGACAAGTCCGAGTCCCCCCACGACATCCAACTGTGGGGCCCTTATCGCCGACCACCACTG gaggaggagagcgagaggaagcaTCATTGGGAGATGGACCAGCAGCAGGTAGCCTCCAAGATGGAGGAGCTGCAGTCGGCCAAGGTGGAGCTGGAGCAGGAGGTGGACACGTCTCCACCTCCATATGGAGGCCCAGGCCGCACGGCGGGCCATGGCCGACCACGGTGTCCGGCAGGCCAAGGTGGTGGAGGTCCTCGAGGCAGAGAAGTGGAAGATCGACAAAGACCTTGA
- the LOC123995561 gene encoding apidaecins type 73-like: protein MVSTAPQPRPPHGERCSSSQTASCPDRLMVSSAPHPRPPHGEHCSSSQTASCPDRLMVSSAPHPRPPHGEHCSSSQTASCPDRLMVSAAPQPRPAHGERCSSAQTGSCPDRLMVSTAPQPRPPHGELLLSPDRLMVSTAPQPRPPHGEHCSSAQTASCPDRLMVSTAPQPRPPHGEHCSSAQTASCPDRLMVSAAPQPRPPHGERCSSSQTGSCPDRLMVSTAPQPRPPHGELCSSAQTGSCPDRLMVSAAPQPRPAHGERCSSAQTGSCPDRLMVSAAPQPRPPHGERCSSAQTASCPDRLMVSSAPQPRPPHGERCSSAQTASCPDRLMVSSAPQPRPPHGERCSSAQTASWKVPD from the exons ATGGTGAGCACTGCTCCTCAGCCCAGACCGCCTCATGGTGAGCGCTGCTCCTCATCCCAGACCGCCTCATG CCCAGACCGGCTCATGGTGAGCTCTGCTCCTCATCCCAGACCGCCTCATGGTGAGCACTGCTCCTCATCCCAGACCGCCTCATG CCCAGACCGGCTCATGGTGAGCTCTGCTCCTCATCCCAGACCGCCTCATGGTGAGCACTGCTCCTCATCCCAGACCGCCTCATG CCCAGACCGGCTCATGGTGAGCGCTGCTCCTCAGCCCAGACCGGCTCATGGTGAGCGCTGCTCCTCAGCCCAGACCGGCTCATG CCCAGACCGCCTCATGGTGAGCACTGCTCCTCAGCCCAGACCGCCTCATGGTGAGCTGCTCCTCAGCCCAGACCGCCTCATGGTGAGCACTGCTCCTCAGCCCAGACCGCCTCATGGTGAGCACTGCTCCTCAGCCCAGACCGCCTCATG CCCAGACCGCCTCATGGTGAGCACTGCTCCTCAGCCCAGACCGCCTCATGGTGAGCACTGCTCCTCAGCCCAGACCGCCTCATG CCCAGACCGCCTCATGGTGAGCGCTGCTCCTCAGCCCAGACCGCCTCATGGTGAGCGTTGCTCCTCATCCCAGACCGGCTCATG CCCAGACCGCCTCATGGTGAGCACTGCTCCTCAGCCCAGACCGCCTCATGGTGAGCTCTGCTCCTCAGCCCAGACCGGCTCATG CCCAGACCGGCTCATGGTGAGCGCTGCTCCTCAGCCCAGACCGGCTCATGGTGAGCGCTGCTCCTCAGCCCAGACCGGCTCATG CCCAGACCGCCTCATGGTGAGCGCTGCTCCTCAGCCCAGACCGCCTCATGGTGAGCGCTGCTCCTCAGCCCAGACCGCCTCATG CCCAGACCGGCTCATGGTGAGCTCTGCTCCTCAGCCCAGACCGCCTCATGGTGAGCGCTGCTCCTCAGCCCAGACCGCCTCATG CCCAGACCGCCTCATGGTGAGCTCTGCTCCTCAGCCCAGACCGCCTCATGGTGAGCGCTGCTCCTCAGCCCAGACCGCCTCATG GAAGGTGCCAGACTAG
- the ddx59 gene encoding probable ATP-dependent RNA helicase DDX59 isoform X2, with amino-acid sequence MFMPRALKVKRPTDNTSQVLKKKCKVSQEGEKEGSDGTGQPPNHSLKTSTTAPYESVETDMNAETQVKPDDQDTHLPTLEQGTWSPVRAPEDQQSSESESSTEESEEEEPVKSFRKSQRWPEPGEPVCVMCARFGEYICDSTDNDVCSLECKASHLAKMGLGTGEDAFNRDDTEEKRTSQCGQPAVDRAGNTVEDVYKDYSYKEDAFISGLTEEQVQRVKQELGIVTEGREVGRPIIEFEQCNLPSTLSANLKKAGYEAPTPVQMQMVPVGLAGRDVIASADTGSGKTVAFLLPVVVCALKRLVEGGLGGPAALILTPTRELAIQIERQTKELVMGLPNMRTGLLVGGMPLPPQLHRLKSTIKIIIATPGRLLEILKQKAVQLDGVRVVVVDEADTMLKMGFQQQILKVLENIPEEHQTLLTSATIPKGTEQLAARLTQDPDGKLYQPPVVVFVDCKLGADLLCEAVKKIMGLNTVAIHSDKTQWERNRILKGLLEGDFEVVVSTGVLGRGLDLVNVKLVVNFDMPTNMDEYVHQVGRAGRLGHRGTAITFVNNDNKRLFLEVVNRVKPTGSQLPPQLLNSPHLHEQQRRDKQKAKQRGEDDIMVTKNNLLSIIRKHNRSSKR; translated from the exons ATGTTTATGCCAAGAGCACTGAAGGTGAAGAGACCAACCGACAACACAAGTCAGGTGCTTAAGAAGAAGTGCAAGGTGAGCcaggagggagaaaaggaaggCAGCGATGGCACAGGACAACCCCCCAACCACAGCCTAAAGACTTCCACTACAGCTCCCTATGAGAGTGTAGAGACAGACATGAACGCTGAGACACAGGTGAAGCCTGATGACCAGGACACACACCTTCCAACCCTAGAGCAGGGTACATGGAGTCCTGTACGAGCACCAGAGGACCAACAGTCCTCAGAGTCTGAGTCCAGCACTGAGGAAAGCGAAGAAGAGGAGCCTGTAAAATCCTTCAGAAAGAGCCAGAGATGGCCCGAACCGGGGGAGCCCGTCTGTGTCATGTGTGCTCGCTTCGGGGAGTACATCTGCGACAGCACTGACAATGATGTGTGCAGCCTAGAGTGCAAGGCCAGTCACCTAGCTAAAATGGGCTTGGGCACAGGAGAAGATGCCTTTAACCGAGatgacacagaggagaagaggacttCACAATGTGGACAGCCAGCCGTTGACAGAGCTGGCAATACTGTTGAGGATGTATACAAGGACTATTCCTACAAGGAAGATGCATTTATCTCTGGGTTGACAGAGGAGCAAGTGCAGCGAGTAAAGCAGGAGCTGGGCATTGTGACAGAGGGCAGGGAGGTGGGCAGGCCCATCATAGAGTTTGAGCAATGTAACCTTCCCTCAACTCTCAGTGCCAACCTGAAGAAGGCAGGGTATGAGGCGCCCACCCCTGTTCAGATGCAGATGGTGCCTGTTGGCTTGGCTGGCAGGGACGTGATTGCCAGTGCTGACACGGGTTCTGGAAAGACGGTGGCCTTTCTGCTGCCAGTGGTAGTGTGTGCTTTGAAG AGGCTAGTGGAGGGTGGTCTCGGTGGTCCGGCAGCTCTCATCCTGACCCCCACCAGGGAGCTGGCCATCCAGATCGAGAGGCAGACCAAGGAGCTGGTGATGGGCCTCCCTAACATGAGGACTGGCCTGCTGGTGGGAGGCATGCCCCTGCCCCCGCAGCTACACCGCCTCAAGAGCACCATCAAG ATAATAATTGCTACCCCAGGACGACTGCTGGAGATCCTGAAACAGAAGGCAGTGCAGCTGGATGGAGTGAGGGTTGTGGTGGTTGATGAG GCAGACACCATGCTGAAGATGGGCTTTCAGCAGCAGATCCTGAAGGTTCTGGAGAACATCCCGGAGGAGCACCAGACCCTGCTAACATCTGCCACCATCCCCAAGGGCACAGAGCAGCTGGCAGCCCGACTGACCCAGGACCCG GACGGAAAGCTGTACCAGCCTCCGGTGGTTGTGTTTGTGGACTGTAAACTTGGGGCGGACCTACTGTGTGAGGCCGTGAAGAAGATCATGGGCCTCAACACGGTGGCCATCCACTCAGACAAGACCCAGTGGGAACGCAACCGCATCCTCAAG GGTCTACTCGAAGGGGACTTTGAAGTGGTGGTCAGCACTGGCGTACTGGGCAGAGGGCTCGATCTGGTCAACGTCAAACTGGTGGTCAACTTTGACATGCCCACTAACATGGATGAGTATGTTCATCAG GTGGGCAGAGCAGGCAGACTGGGTCACCGGGGCACGGCCATCACCTTTGTCAACAACGACAACAAGCGTCTGTTCCTGGAGGTGGTGAACCGGGTGAAGCCCACAGGTTCCCAGCTTCCCCCCCAGCTTCTCAACTCCCCCCACCTCCATGAGCAGCAGAGGAGGGACAAACAGAAAGCCAAGCAAAGGGGGGAGGATGACATCATGGTCACCAAGAACAACCTCCTCAGCATCATCCGGAAACACAACAGGAGCTCAAAGAGATAG
- the ddx59 gene encoding probable ATP-dependent RNA helicase DDX59 isoform X1, with product MFMPRALKVKRPTDNTSQVLKKKCKVSQEGEKEGSDGTGQPPNHSLKTSTTAPYESVETDMNAETQVKPDDQDTHLPTLEQGTWSPVRAPEDQQSSESESSTEESEEEEPVKSFRKSQRWPEPGEPVCVMCARFGEYICDSTDNDVCSLECKASHLAKMGLGTGEDAFNRDDTEEKRTSQCGQPAVDRAGNTVEDVYKDYSYKEDAFISGLTEEQVQRVKQELGIVTEGREVGRPIIEFEQCNLPSTLSANLKKAGYEAPTPVQMQMVPVGLAGRDVIASADTGSGKTVAFLLPVVVCALKRLVEGGLGGPAALILTPTRELAIQIERQTKELVMGLPNMRTGLLVGGMPLPPQLHRLKSTIKIIIATPGRLLEILKQKAVQLDGVRVVVVDEADTMLKMGFQQQILKVLENIPEEHQTLLTSATIPKGTEQLAARLTQDPVRIAIGDRNQPCADIRQIVLWVEEPSKKKKLFEILNDGKLYQPPVVVFVDCKLGADLLCEAVKKIMGLNTVAIHSDKTQWERNRILKGLLEGDFEVVVSTGVLGRGLDLVNVKLVVNFDMPTNMDEYVHQVGRAGRLGHRGTAITFVNNDNKRLFLEVVNRVKPTGSQLPPQLLNSPHLHEQQRRDKQKAKQRGEDDIMVTKNNLLSIIRKHNRSSKR from the exons ATGTTTATGCCAAGAGCACTGAAGGTGAAGAGACCAACCGACAACACAAGTCAGGTGCTTAAGAAGAAGTGCAAGGTGAGCcaggagggagaaaaggaaggCAGCGATGGCACAGGACAACCCCCCAACCACAGCCTAAAGACTTCCACTACAGCTCCCTATGAGAGTGTAGAGACAGACATGAACGCTGAGACACAGGTGAAGCCTGATGACCAGGACACACACCTTCCAACCCTAGAGCAGGGTACATGGAGTCCTGTACGAGCACCAGAGGACCAACAGTCCTCAGAGTCTGAGTCCAGCACTGAGGAAAGCGAAGAAGAGGAGCCTGTAAAATCCTTCAGAAAGAGCCAGAGATGGCCCGAACCGGGGGAGCCCGTCTGTGTCATGTGTGCTCGCTTCGGGGAGTACATCTGCGACAGCACTGACAATGATGTGTGCAGCCTAGAGTGCAAGGCCAGTCACCTAGCTAAAATGGGCTTGGGCACAGGAGAAGATGCCTTTAACCGAGatgacacagaggagaagaggacttCACAATGTGGACAGCCAGCCGTTGACAGAGCTGGCAATACTGTTGAGGATGTATACAAGGACTATTCCTACAAGGAAGATGCATTTATCTCTGGGTTGACAGAGGAGCAAGTGCAGCGAGTAAAGCAGGAGCTGGGCATTGTGACAGAGGGCAGGGAGGTGGGCAGGCCCATCATAGAGTTTGAGCAATGTAACCTTCCCTCAACTCTCAGTGCCAACCTGAAGAAGGCAGGGTATGAGGCGCCCACCCCTGTTCAGATGCAGATGGTGCCTGTTGGCTTGGCTGGCAGGGACGTGATTGCCAGTGCTGACACGGGTTCTGGAAAGACGGTGGCCTTTCTGCTGCCAGTGGTAGTGTGTGCTTTGAAG AGGCTAGTGGAGGGTGGTCTCGGTGGTCCGGCAGCTCTCATCCTGACCCCCACCAGGGAGCTGGCCATCCAGATCGAGAGGCAGACCAAGGAGCTGGTGATGGGCCTCCCTAACATGAGGACTGGCCTGCTGGTGGGAGGCATGCCCCTGCCCCCGCAGCTACACCGCCTCAAGAGCACCATCAAG ATAATAATTGCTACCCCAGGACGACTGCTGGAGATCCTGAAACAGAAGGCAGTGCAGCTGGATGGAGTGAGGGTTGTGGTGGTTGATGAG GCAGACACCATGCTGAAGATGGGCTTTCAGCAGCAGATCCTGAAGGTTCTGGAGAACATCCCGGAGGAGCACCAGACCCTGCTAACATCTGCCACCATCCCCAAGGGCACAGAGCAGCTGGCAGCCCGACTGACCCAGGACCCGGTACGTATCGCCATCGGGGACAGGAACCAGCCCTGCGCCGACATCCGCCAGATAGTGctctgggtggaggagccctccAAGAAGAAGAAGCTCTTTGAGATTTTAAAT GACGGAAAGCTGTACCAGCCTCCGGTGGTTGTGTTTGTGGACTGTAAACTTGGGGCGGACCTACTGTGTGAGGCCGTGAAGAAGATCATGGGCCTCAACACGGTGGCCATCCACTCAGACAAGACCCAGTGGGAACGCAACCGCATCCTCAAG GGTCTACTCGAAGGGGACTTTGAAGTGGTGGTCAGCACTGGCGTACTGGGCAGAGGGCTCGATCTGGTCAACGTCAAACTGGTGGTCAACTTTGACATGCCCACTAACATGGATGAGTATGTTCATCAG GTGGGCAGAGCAGGCAGACTGGGTCACCGGGGCACGGCCATCACCTTTGTCAACAACGACAACAAGCGTCTGTTCCTGGAGGTGGTGAACCGGGTGAAGCCCACAGGTTCCCAGCTTCCCCCCCAGCTTCTCAACTCCCCCCACCTCCATGAGCAGCAGAGGAGGGACAAACAGAAAGCCAAGCAAAGGGGGGAGGATGACATCATGGTCACCAAGAACAACCTCCTCAGCATCATCCGGAAACACAACAGGAGCTCAAAGAGATAG